The window TGAACTGAACCAATAAAAACGGACAATGACAAAACACCCCCAGTTGTAGATAATTAATCTATGACTGGGGGTGTTCATATGTCAGGGCAAAGAGGAATAAAACATTTTGGAGAACACATTATTCTCGACGTTCTAAAAATGAAAGAAGAAGGCAAAACGAATCGTGAAATTAGCGAGTTCTATGGATTTAAGGATAAATACGTAATCAAAGAACTAATCCGAAGACACAACCGAAAACAAAAGATGATTGAATCTGGAATTATTCCACGGAAAAAAGGCAGACCGCCTAAAAGCTATGTTACCATACAGGATAAAAGAGATAATGAAATCAAGCGTTTAAAGATGGAAAACGAACTATTACGTTCTTTTCTTCAAATCGTTGGAAGGAAGTGAGGCCATCTGTAAAATACATGGCAATTTATAAAAACCAAGACAGCTATTCTATCTCTGCAATGTGTGACTTTTTTGATGTATCACGCAGTGGGTACTATGATTTTGTTCATCGCATGAATCAACCGAATCGCAATGAACGAATCGTAGCAGAAATTGCGGTATGCCAAGAAATATCAAAAAGAACGTATGGATATCGAAGGGTTCATTTGTGGCTTCAACAGAATAGAAATATATTTATTGATCCGAAAACCGTTCTTCGCTTAATGAGCAAATATAATTTATTATCTCAAATTCGCCGACGTAAAAAATACAAGAGAATGCAGCAACAACTTCATAAATATGAAAATCTACTCAATCGTGATTTTGAAGCAACTGCGCCGAATCAGAAATGGGTTACCGACATTTCATACATCCATACACTCCAAGGAATCCTGTATTTATCAATGATACGCGATGCGTTTG of the Azotosporobacter soli genome contains:
- a CDS encoding IS3 family transposase, whose protein sequence is MAIYKNQDSYSISAMCDFFDVSRSGYYDFVHRMNQPNRNERIVAEIAVCQEISKRTYGYRRVHLWLQQNRNIFIDPKTVLRLMSKYNLLSQIRRRKKYKRMQQQLHKYENLLNRDFEATAPNQKWVTDISYIHTLQGILYLSMIRDAFDRSIIAYKTGTEQTVNLVLETIRTAMKKEKVTTELQLHSDQGFQYTSQGYFNLTKEYGITPSMSRRGNCYDNALAENFFSILKAECISRIHLKTFAEANEVIDEYIYFYNFERIQLKTKLTPYEKRCQFA